The DNA window GGACGGTTAAAATGTGCGATCCAAGCACCTCACTCCCTTCAAGCGACCCTCGTAAATGCCCTTAAGGAAAACAGTAATGAAGAATCGCAAACCGAAACTTCCTGCCACTTTTGCCACTTCTCAGCAGGGTGTTGTATTGCTGGAAGCGCTGATTGCAATGCTGATTTTTTCCATGGGCATTCTTGCCGTCGTAGGCATGCAAGCAGCCATGATCAAAAACACCACTGATTCAAAATTCCGTTCTGAAGCCAGCTTTATTGCCCAGAAGCGTTTAGGGGATATGTGGGCTAACCCCACAAATCTGGGTGGTTTTGTTGAAACGAATACAGATATTTCAAACTTGCTGCCAAGTGGCACACGCACAGTTGTGTTAAATAGTGCCACCCAGGTCACCGTTACAGTTACCTGGGCACAGCCGGGGCAGTCTGGAACACATAATTATCAAACCACTGCCCGCATTGCCGGAGGCTAAAAAGATGCCCTTTAACAACAAAATCACAATTAGATACCATTCTGGTTTTACCTTGGTAGAAATTCTGGTAGGTATGGTCATTGGCCTGCTTGCAGTAATGGTTATCATGCAAGTTTTTTCTGTATTCGAAGGTCAGAAACGCACCACCACTGGCACGGCAGATGCTCAGACAAATGGCGCAATCGCCCTATATAATATTCAGCGCGAAGCGCTCATGGCAGGGTTTGGACTCCCTGTATTCGATGGGAACAACACACCTCTGGCATGTACGGCGTTTTCCCCTGCAGGCACAAACATTTCACCCATTTCCATTACCGATGGTGGCACAGGCAGCGACTCCATTACCATTCGCTACGGCGATGCGCCTAGCGGTGGTATTGCCGTTAAAATTGTAGGTCTCTCAGGTAACATTATGGGTGTAGATACCAATATGGGTTGCCGTGTTGGCGATACCGCACTTGTTGTTACTGGCTCGAGTTGTTCCTTATCAACCGTCTCAGGCCCAACAGACATTGCCATTCCCCCGGTACCTTCTGGCACACCAGACACCACCCATGTCAATCTGGCAACAGCCATTAGTGGCGTTATACCTACCACTTCCAGCCTTTCCTGCCTGGGAGTCTGGAATACGATCACTTATGCTGTTAGCAGTAATGAGTTACAAAGAGCTGGTTTCTCCAGCGTGGCAGATATCGTAAATATCCAAGCGCAATACGGAATTTCTGCGGCTCCCAACAGCAATATAATTACTGCGTGGGTAAACGCCACAGGAACTTGGGCGGCTCCTTCTACAGCAGACCGCAATCGCATCAAAGCCATTCGAGTAGCGGTTGTTGCCAGAAACAACCTGCTGGAAAAGGCCCCTGTAACCAACACATGCTCTTCTACCACGGCAGCATCACCTACAGGTTTATGCGCTTGGGGGGGTACGGCTGGGTCTCCCGCTCCAACGATAGATGTGAGCGCCATCCCTAACTGGCAACGTTATCGCTACAAGGTTTTTGACACTATTATTCCAATTCGCAACATGATCTGGTCATGGGATAAACTATGAACGCCAATTACAATACATTTGCCATACAACCCGCTCTTCCCGAACAGCAACGCGGGGTAGTGCTCTTTATCGCTCTTATTGCACTGGTAGCCATGACTCTTGCCGGCATTGCCCTGATGCGCTCAGTTGATACCAGCACCATTATTTCCGGCAATCTTGCGTTCAAACAAGCCGCAACCTCTTCTGGTGACAGCGGACTGGAAACGGCTGTTTCATGGATTAGCCTGCAAAGCAACTCAGTGCTCGAAGCTGGTGATGCAACACAGGGATATTACGCCACTTCTGGTAGTAAGGTTTTTACAAATGACGCAACATGGGGCGCGACTGTCAGTGTAGCTGCAACCGGCATTGATATTAATGGTTATGGTACAGATAGTTCTGCAAACACTACCCGTTATATCATCGAGCGCATGTGCAACAGCACTGGACCCACATCGTCAACGACATGCCTGTTTGGGGCAGAAACGCCACTTGATAACCAAAGACAAATTGAAGGGGCTGACCTTGCAGGTGCAAATGTTGGATCTGCCCTCAGCCCCATGTATCGCGTAACAGCCAGAGTAACCGGCCCGAGAAATACCATCAGCTACGTCCAGGCATTCGTCTACTAGGAGACAACCATGAAAAACAAATCAGTCACTTACTCCAAAGTTTTGCGCTGGCAAAAACTGGCGCTTGCTGCCAGCCTGGCCCTGCCACTTTATTCTTTTGCGGCCACAGTCAATCTGGCTACAGAACCACTGACCAAATCCACCTCTGGCGCCAAGGTACTCCCTAATATTTTGTTTATTCTGGATGATTCAGGCAGTATGGATTGGAATTACTTGCCGGATTGGGCGAACTCCAGCCTTCCCTGGTTGCGAAATAACGCAGAATATAACGGTGTAGCCTATAATCCGGGGACACGTTATTCTCCGCCTGTAAAATATGATAGCAACGGCGCACTCAACTATGCCTATGACTCGGCTGGAGCGGTCAATACTTCGGCAACATACCAGACACAAAGAGGTCAGGACACCACATCGGGTGCTGACTCATCCACCAAGCCAAACTGGAGAAAAGTCAAAGATGATGCCTATGGCATTCAATCTACTTCAACCAGCAATCTGGAAGGCAATGCTTCTTACTATACCTTTGTAGCGGGTGAATATTGCACTTCACCTGATCTGAAAACATGTACTACCGCTTCAGCAACATCCACCTCATACCCGTACGCAGCTAATTTACGCTGGTGTAACTCCACGGCCCTGACTACTTGCCAGGCAACCAAGAATGGTACATTCAAATATGCACGTTATGCTGGCATGCCATCAACCACTACTATTACTGTGAATAACCCCACATCATCAAATTCAGCGGTTAGCAGCATTACAGTTAACGGAAAGCAAATACTTTCCGGCACTACTTCCCCAGCTTCAACCAACAGAAACGATGTCGCCTCTTATATAGCCAGCAATATCAATAACTGCACCAGCGCCATCAGCGGAAACTGTACCGTGGCAGGTTATAGCGCTACCGTGTCAGGCCGAGTAGTCACCATTACCTCTCCACCAGGGGGTATGAATACCTATACACCAAATATCACTAGCTCCGGCTCTATTACATACGCTACTTCTGCGTTTTCCGGTGGCACACCTGGATCAATCCCATTAACAACGATTACATCCAGCACCACGAGCTACCCTTTTCCGGGAACCACCAGCAAAGGAATAAGCCGCACTGACTGCTCTGGCACGACTTGTACCTATGCGGAAGAAATGACCAATTATGCCAACTGGTGGGCCTATTACCATACCCGCATGCAGTCCATGAAAACCTCGGTAAGCCGCGCTTTCAAGGACATTGATAACCGCTATCGCGTTGGCTATAGCACCATTAGCAACACGGGTGCCGCAGACAGCTCAGAATTTCTCCACATCGATAAATTTGAAACCACCCACAAATACAATTGGTTTACTAAATTGTTTGGTGCCAACCCAACAGGCTCCACTCCCCTGCGTAGCGCACTAGCCAAAGCCGGAAAAGTGTTTGCCCATAAAGTTTCCAGTTCTGCGCCAGACCCTGTGCAATTTTCCTGCCAACAAAACTTTGCCATTCTATCCACTGACGGTTACTGGAATACAGGATCGGAATTTGGCACTCTCAGTCTGGATAACGGCAATGTAGGCAATCTGGATAGCGGCACATCTGTAGACCGCCCTATGAGGGAAGGAGTTGCTGCATCCGATACACTGGCTGATATTGCCAAATATTACTATGACACCGATCTACGCACCACTGCACGCGGTAATTGCACTGGTGGCCCAGACGAATCTGGTAATACCCATGATGTCTGTGAAAACAACGTATATGTCAGCACTACAGACAACAATCCTCAACAGCATATGACTACGTTTACCATGGGTTTGGGCGCTGATGGCACCTTGGCCTTTTACACTGATTACACCAGCGTAAAACAGGATGACCTTACCAGCACACCCAACGTTACCTACACTGCACCATCAGGGGTGCCGCTGGATTGGTACAACCTGCTCAATGGTTACGCTGGCGTAAATTGGCCTGACCCCATCAACAACGCAAACGAAGAAAGGATTGATGACCTGTGGCACGCTGCAGTAAACGGCCATGGTGTTTATTTCAGCGCCAAGCAGCCAGATGAAATTGTGGCTGGTTTTACCAAAGCGCTGGCTTCCATTACCGCTAAACTGGGTGCAGGCGCTGCTGCAGCCACCAGTACTTTGAACCCGGTGGCAGGTAACAATTTTGCCTATGTAGCCAGCTACACGACTGTAAAGTGGATTGGTAATCTGGAAGCCCGCACCATTAATATTACAACGGGTGAAGTCAGTAAAGATGCTACCTGGTGTGCAGAAGATGTCATCGCTACTACCTGCACCTCACCATCTTCGATTGTGAAGGAAATAACTACCTCCGGCACTGTCTATTATTGCGTAACCCCTAACTCTTCTACCGCTACTTGCTCAGGCACCTTGTCTGGTACGGATTGCAAGGTGCAAGCTGCAACTTCTTGCTCCGGCACCATGTCCAGCAAAGTAAGTGATACAAGTGACACTCGCACAATCTATATGAATGTCTCAGGTTCACTGGCTAGTTTCAACTATTCCAACCTTACCGCTGCAGGATTGAATTCAACTTTTGACACGAGCTTCCTCTCCAGCAATCTGTATCAATGGTCGTCATTTACCTCTGCACAAAAAACAGCCGCAGCAGGTGCCAATCTGGTAAATTATCTGCGCGGTCAGGTTGGTTATGAGAACCGTTCCGGCAATCTGGTTGGTACTACGGATAACCGACTGTTTCGTTTCCGCGAAGCTGTGATGGGTGATGCCATAGACTCAAAACCGGCTTTTGTGGGCAAACCTACTTTTAGCTATACCGACCCCGGATACACTGCCTTCAAAACAGCCAATATAAATCGTTCTGGCACGATTTATATGGGTACAAACGAAGGTATGCTACATGCTTTTAACGCTTCCAATGGTCAGGAACGCTGGGCTTATGTACCTTCTCTGGTTATTCCGAACATGTGGAAGCTGGCAAACAGCAACTATGCGAGCAACCATGTCTTTTTTACCAATGGCAGCCCCCTTATTTCTGATATCTGCACGGCAAACTGCACTGACGCTACAACCGCCGTCTGGAAAACTATTCTGGTAGCAGGCCTAAGCTCAGGTGGCCGTGGCTACTATGCTCTGGACATCACCAACCCAAACTCTCCTTCCTTACTGTGGGAATTCAACCCTACCAATGACATGGGGTATACCTACGGAAGCCCTATTGTCACCAAAAAGGCAAATGGAACATGGGTAGTAATGTTGACATCCGGATACAACAACACCACAGGTACCTATCCTGGCAAAGGCATTCTTTATGTGCTGAATGCAAACTCAGGCACGGTGATTGACACTTATCCTACCAGTGTAGGTAGTGCCACCACACCTAGCGGCCTAAGTAAAATCAGTGCTTGGGCAGAAAATGCTGAGAAAAACAACATCGTCAGCTATACCTACGGTGGTGACCTATTGGGCAATGTCTGGCGTTTTGATATCAATACAGCACCAGCATCAGGCACCAACCCATTCCTTTTTGCAACCTTGTATAGCGATGCTGCGGCTACCATGCCTCAGGCCATTACTACACGCCCAGTGTTAGGTCTGATTTCCGGAAAACGGGTTGTGTACATCGGAACGGGTAAATATCTTGAAACTGGTGACCTGGATCCGGATAGCAGTGTTGATAGGGATCCAGCTGCAGGTAAGTTTCAGACACAATCAATTTATGCCATCAAGGATGACAATGCGACGGCAACGTTTACCAATCCACGTACCTTTACTTCAGGCACTAACAAGATGGTGCAACAAACGATTACTACGTCTGGATCAAATCGCACGGCAACATCCAACCCAGTAGATTTCGCAACTGGAAGGGGGTGGTATGCTGATCTTCCTGATAACGGAGAACGTCAGCATGTAGATGGATTACTGGTATTAGGTACATTGCTGTTGCCGACTACCGTACCATCTAACACAACCTGCGCGCCAGGTGGTTACGGTTGGCTTAACTACTTAAATTTTAAAACTGGCTCAGCCGTTAGTCCTACCAATCTGGTTTCAACCAGGGCAAATGCACCAATTGTGGGTATTAACGTTTTTTACATCAATGGACAACCGGTGGTAGGTGAAGTAACTGCTGATGACCCAACACCTAAAATTGTTAAACCGCCTTTCACTGGTACTCCTGCCGGATTCCAGAAAAAACGCGTGATCTGGCGCGAGCTGATCCAATAACAAGCTTCAAAGTAAAAAAAGGGTGGCTACTTAGCCACCCTTTTTTTACTAAAACCACAAATTTAATATCTAACCTTATAAGTAAGAAGTGACAGTAAAAACAGTAGACTTATCAGGAAAGACTTGCTAAACCCTTAGGCAGGGGAAACACCGTATTTTCTTCAATCCCTTTCAGCTCTTCTATCTCAAGCGCACCCAAATTTTGCAAAGCAGCTATCACTTCCTGCACCAGTATCTCCGGTGCTGAAGCTCCAGCAGTAATACCCACCTTCTGCTTATCCTGCAGCCATTCCGCTTTCAATTGGCTGGCATTATCAATCATGTAGGCTTCTACCCCAAGATTTTTTGCCACTTCACGCAAACGGTTGGAATTCGAGCTGTTAGGCGAGCCCACCACAATCACCAGATCACAATCCTTTGCCAATACCTTCACAGCATCCTGCCGGTTTTGGGTTGCGTAACAGATATCATCCTTTTTAGGGCCGGCAATACCAGGGAAGCGCGATTTAAGCGCATCAATGACTTTATTGGCATCATCCACTGAAAGCGTGGTTTGCGTTACAAAAGCAAGATTGGTTTCATCAGTGACTTTCAACTGCGCTACATCTTCCGGGGTTTCTACCAGATACATCCCGCCATCTGCCTGCCCCATGGTGCCTTCCACTTCAGGGTGTCCTTTGTGCCCGATCATGATGATTTCTTTACCGGAAGCTCTCATTTTAGAAACTTCCACATGCACTTTGGTTACAAGTGGGCATGTCGCATCAAATACTTTCAGCCCTCTTGCTTCAGCTTCCTTGCGAACGGCTTGCGATACGCCGTGTGCACTAAAAATCAGGGTATTACCTGACGGTACATCTGCCAGGTCTTCAATGAAAATGGCGCCTTTCTTTTTCAGGTCTTCCACCACAAATTTGTTATGGACGACTTCATGGCGGACATATATGGGTGCACCATAAAGTGAAAGCGCACGTTCTACAATTTCAATGGCACGATCGACGCCGGCACAAAATCCACGGGGGTTGGCGAGTATTACTTGCATAGTTTCAGAACTTAATTTTCAAAGTTGAAGGGATGATTAAGGGTAATAATAGTTGGTTTATATTTAAAAAAACAGTTAAAGCAGAACTAGATATCGACGAGCAGAGCAGTAAACCCTACAAAACTTTCAACACTTCTACTTCAAATAAAACAGGGCAGTCACTTAAGGGGTGATTAAAATCAACAGTAGCAACTTCTTGGTTTTTACTCTTTACCTCACCAGCCATAACCGTACCATTCGGCATGCCAAATTCAATCAAGCTTCCAATTTCTGCAGGCATATCTTCTGGAAACATGTCTAATGGGATTTGTTGTATTAGCGACGAATCACTCTCACCAAAAGCCTGCTGCGATTCAAGCTGAAAAACATACCGCTCACCTGTTTCAATACCTATCAGCCATTGCTCCAGATTTGCAGGGATATCTCCATTGCCAATTGTCAATTGCAAGGGTTCAGCACCAAATGAATTTTCAAATTCAGTTCCATTTACTGCGCTGATTTTATATTGCATCAGCACAGTATCGCCAAGCTTTACGGTTTTAATATTTTCCATCTTTAGAAATGAACAGAAAGTGTCTAAACAAACGCTGAATTCTGAATAATGCTATGACTTATCAACCGGCTTTTTAAAGCTGTCCCAGATAAGCAAGGCTGCCCCGACCGTAATCGCTGAATCGGCCACATTAAAGGCAGGGAAGTGATAACCTGCTGCGTAAAAATCCAGAAAATCCACGACATGCCCCAGCACTACCCGGTCAATCAAATTACCAACGGCCCCGCCCAGAATCAGGCTGATTGCAAAGCTGAACAATCGTTCCTGATAATGTTTATGCAGCAGATAAAACATGACAACAGAGGCAACCACCGCTATACCTGCGAAAAACACCTTCTGCCAGCCACCTGCATTGGCAAGAAAGCTAAATGCTGCCCCAGTGTTATAGGCCAGCACCAGATTGAAGAATGAAGTGATCGCAACGCCTTCGCCTAAAGCAAAGGATTGTGTGATGGCATACTTGCTGACCTGATCCAATACAATAATGACAACGCTAATCAAAAACCAGGGAGTAGGATTACGCATAGTGACGAGCTTCACCTGCACCAAACAGATTGGAAGCACAACGCCCGCACAGCGCAGGGTGTTCAGCATGGCTACCCACATCGGCCCGATAATGCCAGCAACGCTCGCATTTTTGATGCGCACTGGCTACAGCATGCACTTTTTCAGCCGCCTCATCTGCTGCTTCCACGGCTTTTGCCTGGGAGGTAATTAGCACAAATCGCAAATCATCATCCAGGGATTTCAACAATGTATATTTATTCCCGCTTGCATGGATTTCCACCTCTGCCGCAAGTGAAGAGCCAATCACACCAATGGCACGTAAGGTTTCCAATTGTTTTTGTGTATTGGAGCGAATGTCCCGCAAAGCTTCCCAGCGGGCCCGCAGGTTTTCGGTATCCGGCACTACCGGAATATCATGCCAGGCATGAACAAACACACTATCCTGATCATTCCGGGTTAATACAGCCCATACTTCTTCGCCGGTAAAACTGAGGATTGGCGACATCAGACGCGTAATCGCGTGCGTGATGTGATATAGCGCATTTTGTGCAGAACGACGCGCCAGCGAATCTTCACCGCTGGTATACAACCGGTCTTTCAGAATATCCAGATAAAAGCCGCCGAGATCTTCCGAACAGAATGTCTGTAGTTTTTGCACCAAATGATGAAACTCATATTTTTCATAATGCCCAAGCAGCTCTGCTTGCAAATCGCTCGTCATGACTAGTGCATAGCGATCAATTTCAAGCCATTTATCCTGCGGCAACTCATGTTTAGCCAAATCAAAATCGTCGATATTAGCTAGTAAAAACCGCAATGTGTTGCGAATACGACGATAACCTTCTGATACCCGCTTCAAAATTTCATCAGAAATGGTCAATTCACCGGAGTAATCGGTGGAGGCCGTCCACAATCGCAGAATATCCGCGCCCATGCTATTGATCACTTTTTGCGGCGCAATCACGTTACCCTTGGATTTGCTCATTTTGTGGCCGTGTCCATCCACCACAAATCCGTGCGTCAGCAAGGAATTATAGGGCGCACGTCCGTCGGTGGCACAACCAGTCAACAAACTGGACTGAAACCAGCCTCGGTGCTGATCCGAACCTTCCAGATAAAGATCAGCAGGATATTGCAGTTCAGGTCGACGCTTTAACACGCTGGCATGGGTAGATCCGGAATCAAACCAGACATCTAGTGTATCTGACACTTTCCGGAATATTTTCGCCTCTTCACCCAGCAACTCTTCTGCTTCTAAGCTGAACCAGGCTTCAATACCTTGCTTTTCTACGCGCAGCGCGACTTCTTCCAGCAACTCCTGTGTCCGTGGATGCAATTCTTTGGTTTCATCGTTGATAAACAGGGGCATAGGCACACCCCAGTTACGCTGTCGAGACACACACCAGTCCGGCCGATTATTAATCATCGATTCCAGTCGCGCGCGTCCCCAGGCAGGGAAAAACTGCGTTGCTTCTACAGCACTTTTGGCCTTTTCGCGCAAGCTTTTCTGATCTATTCCAACTGTTTCCATACCTATGAACCACTGGCTGGTTGCCCTGAAAATAATCGGGGTCTTGTGTCGCCAGCAATGAGGATAGCTATGTTGCAGCTTGACATGATGAAGCAGCAAACCGCTTTGCTCCAGCGTTTCAATCACGGTTTTATTAGCTTGCCAGACACTTTGGCCGCTCACCAAGGGAATACCCTCGTAAAACCTGCCGTTTGCATCTACCGGATTATCCACTGGTAAGTTATACCGACTACCTACTACATAGTCATCCAGACCATGTGCCGGGGCTGTGTGCACCAAACCCGTTCCGGCCTCAGTGGTAACATGGTCACCACAAATGATCGGCACTACCCGATCGTAAAACGGATGTTGCAACTCAATATGCTCCAGTGCACTACCTTTGCAATGCCCCAGGACTTCCACTGATTCAAAATCGTAGCGTTTGATAGCCGATTCAGCCAGATCACGAGCGAGTATCAGGATCCCTTTGGGCGTCTGAATAAAATCGTATATAAATTCAGGGTGCACACTTACCGCCTGATTGGCGGGCAATGTCCAGGGTGTGGTGGTCCAGATTACGGCATACACAGGCTCGGTGATGTGCGGCACCCCCAAAACTTTGGCCAGGGCACCAAGATCTTTCACAGCAAAAGCCACATCAATAGCAGGCGAAGCTTTGTCCTCGTATTCCACTTCTGCTTCTGCAAGTGCCGAGCCGCAATCCACACACCAATGCACAGGCTTGCTACCCTGATACAGATAGCCATTGGCTTCAATCCGCCCCAGTTCGCGCATGATATCGGCTTCTGTCTTGAAATCCATGGTGCGATAAGGATTTTCCCAATCGCCCAGTACACCAAGCCGAATGAAATCTGCTTTCTGCCGCTCGATCTGAGTTTGCGCGTATTCGCGGCATAACTCGCGGAACTTCGCCGCAGGTATCGCCTTGCCGTGCTCTTTTTCTACTTGCAGTTCAATCGGCAGACCATGACAATCCCAACCCGGCACATAGGGCGCGTCATAGCCGGAAAGAGTTTTGCTCTTAACAATGATATCTTTCAGAATTTTATTAACTGCATGCCCAATATGAATATCCCCGTTAGCATAGGGTGGGCCATCATGCAGAATAAATTTCGGACGGCCTTTTCTGGCCTCCCTGATTTGCTGATAGAGTTTTCTTTCCTGCCAGTTTGCCAGCATGCCGGGCTCTCGCTTGGCGAGGTCTCCCCGCATGGGAAAGGCCGTATCAGGGAGGTTGAGTGTATCTTTATAGTCAGGCATTTAAATTTTCCAACGAAACAATCTTACCGCAGAGACCAAGTAGCTGAGAAAACAATCAAATTTGCATTTCTATATATCCCAGAGGATATTTGTTCTCTATTCTTTGGTGTCCCTGCAGTTAAAAAATGATTTAGCATTTTCAACATCACGACCGATCTGTGCGATTAACGAATCCAGATCGGGATATTTTTCTTCGTCGCGCAGCTTATGCAAAAAGTCTACGCGTACATGCTCACCGTAAATTTGCCGGTTAAAATCAAACAAATGCACTTCAAGCGTTGGTTTGCCATTCTGCTTCACAGTTGGCCTCACGCCAAGACTGGCAACACCTTTTAGATTACCTTCTTGCAAACCACATAATTCTACAGCAAAGATACCCCCTAGCGGCGCCTTGTTGTGCTTTAACTGGATGTTAGCGGTAGGAAACCCTATTTGTTTCCCCAGTTTATCCCCATGCTCCACGCGACCGCTCACACTATAAGGGCGCCCCAGAAGTTTGCGCGACAATAGCAAATCGCCTGAAGCCAACGCTTCACGAACGGCTGTACTTGATACTCTAAGCCCCTCCTGCAGCACGCTATGCATGGCAACCACTTCAAATCCATATTCTTTTCCAGCTTCCTGCAACATGGCAAAATCACCAGCGCGCTTTGCGCCAAACCGGAAATCATCGCCAACCAGCACCCATTTTGCTTTCAACCCCTTCACCAGAATGCGCTCGATAAAGTCCTGTGCTGACAATTGAGAAAACTGACGGGTAAAGCGACAAATATGGGCGCGTTCAATACCAAACTGGCTAAGCAGTTCCATTTTTTCCCGCAAATTAGTCAAACGCGCTGGCGCCTGATCTGGCGTAAAAAATTCTCGAGGATGCGGCTCAAAAGTCAGTACGCAAGGCACCAGCGCCAAAGCATTTGCTTTTTCAACCAGCAATTTCAATATCGCCTGATGCCCGCCATGCACACCATCAAAATTACCGATCGTCACCGCTGCCGGAAGATTATTTTCGGGAATACCGTGAAAAACTTTCATTAATCAGAGCTTAAACTTAAAGTATCAAATATTAAAATAGTAAAGTGCAAATTTCAAAAATCATTCAGCCGCCCGTTTAGCAAAATGGCTGGGGCGTAATCCTGACAGGCCCAGTGTCAGAAAGTAAGATACAACACCGAGCGCCAACAGCCAGGACAAATGAGAGATTCGCGCAACAAATCCCGCCGCCAGCCAGCTTTCATTGCCACCCATTCCATACCAGAGCACCACAGCCATCACACTCACCCCTGCCAGTATCTGCAAAATGTATCTCAACCAACCAGGCTGAGGCTGATATATATTGGCGCGCCGCAAATGGTAAAACAATAAGCCTGCATTCACGCAAGCCCCTAAACTGATAGACAAAGCCAGTCCAGCATGTTTAAAAGGCCCGATAAAAGCCAGATTCATCGCTTGAGTGGCAAACAAAGTAAATATGGCAATTTTTACCGGTGTTTTAATATTCTGTCGCGCATAAAAACCCGGGGCCAGTACTTTGATCAAGATCAACCCCACCAGTCCAACACTGTAAGCCACTAATGCCTGACGTGTCATCCACACATCATTAGCAGTAAAATTACCGTATTGAAACAAAGTAGAAATTAAAGGCACTGCAAGTATTGCCAACGCGACTGCAGAAGGGAGTGCCAACATCAGAATCAAACGCAACCCCCAGTCCATGAGCTTGGAATATTCCTCATGGGATTTATCCGCATAATGTTTTGACAAACTCGGCAACAGAATCGTCCCAAGCGCCACACCCAGCATTCCTGTAGGAAACTCCATCAAACGATCCGCATAATAAAGCCAGGAAACACTCCCGGTTATCAAGAAAGAAGCGAAAATCGTATTTATCAACAAACTGATTTGGCCAATAGAAACCCCAAACACAGCCGGCCCCATCAGTTTTAAAATGCGCCACACACCCTCATCTTTCAACTGGAAGCGCCATTTTGGCATCAACTCTAGCCG is part of the Sulfurirhabdus autotrophica genome and encodes:
- the ispH gene encoding 4-hydroxy-3-methylbut-2-enyl diphosphate reductase; translation: MQVILANPRGFCAGVDRAIEIVERALSLYGAPIYVRHEVVHNKFVVEDLKKKGAIFIEDLADVPSGNTLIFSAHGVSQAVRKEAEARGLKVFDATCPLVTKVHVEVSKMRASGKEIIMIGHKGHPEVEGTMGQADGGMYLVETPEDVAQLKVTDETNLAFVTQTTLSVDDANKVIDALKSRFPGIAGPKKDDICYATQNRQDAVKVLAKDCDLVIVVGSPNSSNSNRLREVAKNLGVEAYMIDNASQLKAEWLQDKQKVGITAGASAPEILVQEVIAALQNLGALEIEELKGIEENTVFPLPKGLASLS
- a CDS encoding pilus assembly protein — encoded protein: MKNKSVTYSKVLRWQKLALAASLALPLYSFAATVNLATEPLTKSTSGAKVLPNILFILDDSGSMDWNYLPDWANSSLPWLRNNAEYNGVAYNPGTRYSPPVKYDSNGALNYAYDSAGAVNTSATYQTQRGQDTTSGADSSTKPNWRKVKDDAYGIQSTSTSNLEGNASYYTFVAGEYCTSPDLKTCTTASATSTSYPYAANLRWCNSTALTTCQATKNGTFKYARYAGMPSTTTITVNNPTSSNSAVSSITVNGKQILSGTTSPASTNRNDVASYIASNINNCTSAISGNCTVAGYSATVSGRVVTITSPPGGMNTYTPNITSSGSITYATSAFSGGTPGSIPLTTITSSTTSYPFPGTTSKGISRTDCSGTTCTYAEEMTNYANWWAYYHTRMQSMKTSVSRAFKDIDNRYRVGYSTISNTGAADSSEFLHIDKFETTHKYNWFTKLFGANPTGSTPLRSALAKAGKVFAHKVSSSAPDPVQFSCQQNFAILSTDGYWNTGSEFGTLSLDNGNVGNLDSGTSVDRPMREGVAASDTLADIAKYYYDTDLRTTARGNCTGGPDESGNTHDVCENNVYVSTTDNNPQQHMTTFTMGLGADGTLAFYTDYTSVKQDDLTSTPNVTYTAPSGVPLDWYNLLNGYAGVNWPDPINNANEERIDDLWHAAVNGHGVYFSAKQPDEIVAGFTKALASITAKLGAGAAAATSTLNPVAGNNFAYVASYTTVKWIGNLEARTINITTGEVSKDATWCAEDVIATTCTSPSSIVKEITTSGTVYYCVTPNSSTATCSGTLSGTDCKVQAATSCSGTMSSKVSDTSDTRTIYMNVSGSLASFNYSNLTAAGLNSTFDTSFLSSNLYQWSSFTSAQKTAAAGANLVNYLRGQVGYENRSGNLVGTTDNRLFRFREAVMGDAIDSKPAFVGKPTFSYTDPGYTAFKTANINRSGTIYMGTNEGMLHAFNASNGQERWAYVPSLVIPNMWKLANSNYASNHVFFTNGSPLISDICTANCTDATTAVWKTILVAGLSSGGRGYYALDITNPNSPSLLWEFNPTNDMGYTYGSPIVTKKANGTWVVMLTSGYNNTTGTYPGKGILYVLNANSGTVIDTYPTSVGSATTPSGLSKISAWAENAEKNNIVSYTYGGDLLGNVWRFDINTAPASGTNPFLFATLYSDAAATMPQAITTRPVLGLISGKRVVYIGTGKYLETGDLDPDSSVDRDPAAGKFQTQSIYAIKDDNATATFTNPRTFTSGTNKMVQQTITTSGSNRTATSNPVDFATGRGWYADLPDNGERQHVDGLLVLGTLLLPTTVPSNTTCAPGGYGWLNYLNFKTGSAVSPTNLVSTRANAPIVGINVFYINGQPVVGEVTADDPTPKIVKPPFTGTPAGFQKKRVIWRELIQ
- the pilV gene encoding type IV pilus modification protein PilV — its product is MKNRKPKLPATFATSQQGVVLLEALIAMLIFSMGILAVVGMQAAMIKNTTDSKFRSEASFIAQKRLGDMWANPTNLGGFVETNTDISNLLPSGTRTVVLNSATQVTVTVTWAQPGQSGTHNYQTTARIAGG
- a CDS encoding PilW family protein — its product is MPFNNKITIRYHSGFTLVEILVGMVIGLLAVMVIMQVFSVFEGQKRTTTGTADAQTNGAIALYNIQREALMAGFGLPVFDGNNTPLACTAFSPAGTNISPISITDGGTGSDSITIRYGDAPSGGIAVKIVGLSGNIMGVDTNMGCRVGDTALVVTGSSCSLSTVSGPTDIAIPPVPSGTPDTTHVNLATAISGVIPTTSSLSCLGVWNTITYAVSSNELQRAGFSSVADIVNIQAQYGISAAPNSNIITAWVNATGTWAAPSTADRNRIKAIRVAVVARNNLLEKAPVTNTCSSTTAASPTGLCAWGGTAGSPAPTIDVSAIPNWQRYRYKVFDTIIPIRNMIWSWDKL
- a CDS encoding FKBP-type peptidyl-prolyl cis-trans isomerase; the encoded protein is MENIKTVKLGDTVLMQYKISAVNGTEFENSFGAEPLQLTIGNGDIPANLEQWLIGIETGERYVFQLESQQAFGESDSSLIQQIPLDMFPEDMPAEIGSLIEFGMPNGTVMAGEVKSKNQEVATVDFNHPLSDCPVLFEVEVLKVL
- a CDS encoding pilus assembly PilX family protein, producing MNANYNTFAIQPALPEQQRGVVLFIALIALVAMTLAGIALMRSVDTSTIISGNLAFKQAATSSGDSGLETAVSWISLQSNSVLEAGDATQGYYATSGSKVFTNDATWGATVSVAATGIDINGYGTDSSANTTRYIIERMCNSTGPTSSTTCLFGAETPLDNQRQIEGADLAGANVGSALSPMYRVTARVTGPRNTISYVQAFVY